A single region of the Nitrospirota bacterium genome encodes:
- a CDS encoding terminase small subunit gives MNGSFLRGSVADNHERKIPLDCEPIGDLLAMIVNKKQLSDILGKTEQTLTLWQKEGMPIKDIASCRGRKNSYETAEVINWLIERERGDDTSSYNAERTRLTRLQADKTSIEIATLTKELIPAEEAERHWGELVAAFRARMLAVPTKVSYQVLGLEDLHAIQRLLEDQVHEALNELKEYPDVFRKPDKNKRGNKKVGKGSSSSSKTKRK, from the coding sequence ATGAACGGGTCCTTCCTGAGGGGGAGCGTTGCGGATAACCATGAGCGCAAAATACCGTTAGATTGTGAGCCTATAGGAGATTTGCTTGCTATGATCGTTAACAAGAAACAACTGTCAGACATCCTCGGAAAGACAGAGCAAACCCTTACTCTCTGGCAGAAAGAGGGTATGCCAATTAAGGATATTGCTTCGTGTCGAGGTAGGAAGAACAGCTACGAAACAGCGGAAGTCATCAACTGGCTTATAGAGCGCGAAAGAGGGGATGACACATCGTCCTATAATGCGGAACGTACCCGTTTGACCCGTCTCCAGGCAGATAAGACGTCAATTGAAATTGCGACCCTTACAAAAGAGCTTATTCCCGCAGAGGAAGCAGAGCGCCACTGGGGGGAACTGGTTGCAGCTTTTAGAGCAAGAATGTTGGCAGTACCAACAAAGGTTTCCTACCAGGTCTTAGGACTCGAGGACCTTCACGCTATACAAAGGCTTCTTGAGGATCAGGTCCATGAGGCATTAAACGAATTAAAGGAGTATCCAGATGTTTTCAGAAAGCCAGACAAGAACAAAAGAGGCAATAAGAAAGTCGGCAAAGGTAGCAGCTCCTCCTCCAAGACTAAACGTAAGTGA